In one window of Rhodoglobus vestalii DNA:
- a CDS encoding exodeoxyribonuclease III has translation MATRLRIASVNVNGVRAAYRKGMGDWLDARDIDILALQEVRAADADVEGLLGDGWNILHDAATAKGRAGVALASRKGSAASAPLAHRVALGADDFDSAGRWLEADFDVDGKIVTVVSTYVHSGVVDTPKQVEKYKFLEAMLVRLPELAASSDHALIVGDLNVGHRELDIKNWRGNRKKAGFLLEERAYFDRIFGENGTTIGCVDGTTGPGLGWVDVGRRFAGEVDGPYTWWSQRGQAFDTDTGWRIDYHVATPALAAAVADYRIDKAGAWDERWSDHAPVVVDYSV, from the coding sequence ATGGCAACACGTCTTCGCATCGCATCCGTCAACGTCAATGGTGTCCGCGCCGCCTACCGCAAAGGCATGGGCGACTGGTTGGATGCCCGTGACATCGACATTCTCGCGCTGCAAGAGGTTCGCGCAGCCGACGCCGATGTCGAAGGGCTGTTGGGCGATGGCTGGAATATTCTGCATGACGCTGCGACGGCGAAGGGCCGCGCGGGGGTCGCGCTGGCCTCACGCAAAGGTTCTGCCGCCTCCGCCCCTCTGGCTCACCGGGTTGCGCTCGGCGCCGATGATTTCGATAGCGCCGGGCGGTGGCTCGAAGCCGACTTCGATGTTGACGGCAAGATCGTCACCGTCGTGAGCACCTACGTGCACTCGGGCGTTGTTGACACTCCTAAGCAGGTCGAGAAGTACAAGTTCTTAGAGGCCATGCTCGTGCGCCTGCCCGAGCTCGCCGCCTCCAGCGACCACGCCCTCATCGTTGGCGACCTCAACGTTGGCCACCGCGAACTCGACATCAAGAACTGGCGTGGCAACCGCAAAAAGGCGGGCTTCCTGCTCGAAGAACGTGCCTACTTCGACCGCATCTTCGGCGAGAACGGCACCACCATCGGGTGTGTTGACGGCACCACCGGCCCCGGCCTCGGTTGGGTGGATGTTGGCCGCCGGTTCGCCGGCGAAGTTGACGGACCATACACTTGGTGGTCGCAGCGCGGCCAAGCTTTTGACACCGACACCGGTTGGCGTATCGACTACCACGTCGCCACCCCCGCCCTTGCCGCTGCCGTTGCGGATTACCGCATCGACAAAGCAGGAGCCTGGGATGAGCGTTGGAGCGATCACGCCCCGGTCGTTGTTGACTACTCTGTCTGA
- the trpS gene encoding tryptophan--tRNA ligase, whose amino-acid sequence MSTTPRLFSGMQPSADSLQVGNYIGALLQWRQMQQTHDAVFCVVDLHAITIPQDPALLRQQTRRTAAQYIAGGIDPEHSVLFVQSQVPAHAELAWVLNTITGFGEASRMTQFKDKSAKQGSDATSVGLFTYPVLMAADILLYDTALVPVGEDQRQHIELTRDLASRFNSRFGDTFVIPKPQIQKATAKIYDLQNPEAKMSKSAASDAGVLWLLDEPSKTAKKIKSAVTDADREIHFDRAAKPGISNLLTIHSVFSGTSIGDLEAQFEGKGYGDLKKEVADVVTEEFAPVRARTLELLDDPTELDRMLTKNAERASGMAEATLARVYDRIGFLPRSK is encoded by the coding sequence ATGAGCACCACTCCTCGCCTGTTTTCGGGCATGCAGCCCTCTGCCGACTCACTTCAGGTGGGCAACTACATTGGCGCGCTGTTGCAGTGGCGTCAGATGCAACAAACGCATGATGCGGTCTTTTGTGTTGTAGACCTGCACGCCATCACCATTCCTCAAGACCCCGCACTGCTGCGTCAGCAGACGCGTCGCACGGCCGCGCAGTATATTGCGGGGGGAATTGACCCTGAGCACTCGGTTCTTTTCGTTCAGTCGCAGGTGCCTGCCCACGCGGAGCTCGCTTGGGTGCTGAACACCATTACGGGCTTTGGCGAGGCCTCGCGCATGACACAGTTCAAAGACAAATCGGCCAAGCAGGGTTCTGATGCGACCTCCGTGGGACTTTTCACCTACCCCGTGCTCATGGCCGCCGATATTCTGCTCTACGACACCGCGCTCGTCCCGGTGGGAGAAGACCAGCGCCAACACATCGAACTGACTCGCGATCTTGCCTCCCGTTTCAATTCCCGCTTCGGCGATACCTTTGTGATCCCTAAACCTCAGATTCAGAAAGCAACCGCGAAGATTTACGACCTCCAAAACCCAGAAGCAAAAATGAGCAAATCGGCTGCGTCCGATGCGGGAGTGCTGTGGTTGCTTGACGAGCCCTCCAAGACGGCGAAAAAGATCAAATCGGCGGTGACCGATGCCGACCGCGAGATTCATTTTGACCGTGCTGCGAAGCCGGGCATCTCCAATCTGCTCACCATCCATTCCGTGTTTAGTGGCACATCCATTGGAGACCTCGAAGCGCAATTCGAAGGCAAAGGCTACGGCGACCTCAAGAAAGAGGTTGCCGACGTGGTGACCGAGGAATTCGCCCCCGTGCGAGCCCGCACGCTTGAGCTGCTCGATGACCCCACCGAGCTGGACCGCATGCTCACTAAGAACGCAGAACGGGCCAGTGGGATGGCCGAAGCAACGCTCGCGCGCGTCTACGATCGCATCGGCTTCTTGCCACGGAGCAAGTAA
- a CDS encoding GNAT family N-acetyltransferase has protein sequence MQPFTLTSERLTLDMLTDDDSELMTAHCQDPIFEHTLTIPWPYAKSDAEFFITTLVPEWWEDDDEYTWAIRETGKPELLLGVISFRVYNDTIGYWMGAPFRGKGFMKEAVAEVTRWVFSTGRAEVRWEALVGNEASAAIAKSLGFVYTGVEPSSSEYRGGTHPPSWWATLTAPGENPSDTTEFAALPWPSSTRPMR, from the coding sequence ATGCAGCCATTTACCCTCACCAGCGAACGACTCACCCTCGACATGCTGACCGACGACGACAGTGAGCTGATGACGGCGCACTGCCAGGACCCCATCTTCGAACACACGCTCACAATCCCCTGGCCGTACGCGAAATCGGATGCCGAGTTCTTCATCACCACTCTTGTGCCCGAGTGGTGGGAAGACGATGACGAGTACACGTGGGCGATCCGAGAAACTGGCAAGCCGGAACTGCTGCTGGGTGTGATCAGCTTTCGCGTGTACAACGACACCATCGGCTACTGGATGGGGGCACCCTTCCGCGGCAAAGGCTTCATGAAAGAAGCCGTGGCTGAGGTTACCCGCTGGGTCTTCTCCACTGGCCGCGCCGAAGTGCGCTGGGAAGCACTCGTCGGCAATGAGGCCTCCGCCGCCATCGCCAAGAGCCTTGGCTTCGTCTACACAGGTGTTGAACCCTCGTCGAGCGAATATCGCGGCGGCACTCATCCGCCCTCCTGGTGGGCAACCCTCACCGCGCCCGGCGAGAACCCCAGCGACACAACCGAGTTCGCGGCACTGCCGTGGCCGTCATCCACCCGCCCGATGAGATAG